Genomic DNA from Pseudomonadota bacterium:
TGCATTGAGAGTCATGGGCGGCACCCTCACACTCCGCAATAACGAAGCCGATTTCATTGAAGTTGAAGTCCCGTCATAATCGCCAGTTATCAAAAAAATAATGGATTCCTAGATAAGCGAGAGTAACGAGACTTTGAAAAGTCGCTAGAGCAAAAGGCCCACCACACAAAATTTACAGTTTACAATACAAAAACTCGATGAAATCAGTCTTTTTTCGATTTCAGCAAATCATTCCATATGAATAAAGAACTCAGAATCGCCCTTGCAGGAAACCCGAATTCCGGCAAGACCACACTGTTCAATACGTTGACCGGCGCCAGACAACATGTGGGCAATTACCCCGGAGTGACTGTTGAAAAAAAAGAAGGCATTTACCAGACAGAAAATGCCAGAATCCGGGTTATTGATCTTCCGGGCACCTATTCCTTGACCGCCTACTCTGTTGAAGAGGTTGTGGCGCGCGATTTCCTGGTCAACGAAAAACCCCATGCGGTGATTAATACAACCGACGCGTCAAATCTCGAAAGAAACCTCTATCTGACTACCCAGTTTCTTGAAATGGGCGTGCCGATAATCATTGCACTCAACATGATTGATGTGGCTAAAGATCGCGGCATCTCAATAAATTCGCAGAAACTTTCAGAACTTCTGGGGGTTCCGGTGGTGCCGATAATTGCCCGAACCGGCCAGGGCACGAAAGAACTCATGGAGGAAGCCGCCAGAATTGCCGAGACCCACGCGGATATGGATTGGCATCCGGTTACTATCTCCTATGGCGACGACCTTGACGAAGTGCTCATTGAACTTGAAGCGTTGATTGCCTCCAGAAACTTCCTTACCGACACCTACATTCCAAGATGGACAGCGATTAAATATCTTGAGGATGACCGGGAGGTCCTTACCAAAGGCAGAAAGGCCGATGCCGAAGTCTCAGAACTGATCCAGACAAAAGTAAAAATCGTTGCCGATCACATTTTCAAAACAATAGAAACCTACCCCGAGGCGATGATCGCCGATCACCGCTACGGATTTATCAATTCAATCCTCAAGCAGGGGGTCCTCACCAAAAAATATAATATTGAAAGGCTCTACGCCTCGGACCGCATCGACATGGTGGTCACCAACCGTTTTTTAGGTCCTTTAATCATGCTTGCCGTCCTTCTTGGCCTTTACAAATTCACCTTCACCTATAGTCAAATACCCGTTGGCTGGCTGGAATCTTTTTTTAACTGGCTGAGTAATGCAGTGGATACAACCCTTGCCGACGGTCAGCTGAAATCTTTGATAACCTCCGGAATTATTGACGGGGTTGGCGGAGTGCTGGGCTTTGTGCCGCTCATAATGTTCATGTTTTTCGGTATCGCCATCCTTGAAGACTCGGGTTACCTCGCACGAGTCGCCTTTATGATGGACCGCATCTTCCGGATTTTCGGGCTGCACGGCAGTTCTGTCATGGCATATATTGTTTCCGGCGGCATTGCGGGAGGCTGCGCGGTTCCCGGGGTAATGGCCACCCGGACGCTCCGCTCTCCACGAGAACGAATGGCGACTCTGCTTACCGTGCCGTTTATGAATTGCGGCGCAAAACTTCCGGTGCTGGTCCTGCTCACCGGCACCTTTTTTTCCAAAAACCAGACGCGATATATGTTCATGTTCACGCTGCTGGCATGGTGCGTCTCTCTGCTGGTTGCAAAATTCCTGCGCATGACAGTGCTCAGGGGGGAAGCTACACCTTTTGTCATGGAACTTCCGCCCTACCGCTTCCCTACCTTTAATGGGCTGATGATTCACACCTGGGAAAGAACCTGGCAATATATCCGTAAAGCCGGCACCGTAATCCTTGGATTTTCAATTCTCCTGTGGGCGATGATGACCTATCCCGGACTCCCTGAATCCAAAAATATCGGGTTTGAAGCACAGCGCACTACAATTATTGCAGGATATTCCGAAGCGACATCCAGGGAACTCACTGAAACCTCAAAAACGTCGCTCTCAGATCCGGCAAAGGAATTAAAGCAAAAGCTCAATACCCTTGACCGGGTGATTAATGAACAGACGTTAAGACATTCCATTGCCGGACGAATCGGCACATCACTGGAAAAAGTCTCGCAGTTTGCTGGTTTTGATTGGCGCACCAACATTGCCCTGCTCGGCGGCTTTGCAGCAAAAGAAGTGATTATCTCTACCCTGGGAACCGCCTATTCATTAGGAGAAGTTGACCCGGATGCCGCCGAACCCCTTTCAAAGACCCTGGCCGTCAGCCCTTCGTGGAACAAGGCCGTTGCCCTGGCATTGATCGTTTTCATCATGTTTTACTCTCCCTGTTTTGCAACGGTGATATGTATAGTCCGGGAATCCTCCTGGAAATGGGGGGTATTCTCCATGGTCTTTAACACGACCTTTGCCTTTCTGTTCGCAACTATTGTTTACCAACTGAGCAGGATAACGAGTTTTTTCATGTAACCCCTTTTTTCTGAAGCTTGACTCTACAGGCCCGAGAAAAAACACTATCATCCTTTTAAGGTTATCCATACAATGAGGAAATCACATGTTTAAGGCTTTGGAAGCATGGCTTGCCAATCAAGGTTTTTCTGAAACTATCTCCCATCTCTCAGGTATTCTCGCCTCCTGCCTCACCTTTATCGTGTTTCTCCTGGTGTCTTTATGGTTCGCAAGAATATTTATCATTCCCATCATTGAAAAAATCGTTCGGCGCAGTTCTAATACCTGGGATGATGTGTTGATCGACAATAAATTCTTTACCCGCCTGTCGCATTTCATCCCAGTGGTGGTGGCCTACCTCTCCGTGGCCCCGATGTTTCCCGACCAGACCAACACCACCGATCTTGTCCGAAAATTCTGCATGGTGCTTTTTGTTATTTTAACCATCAGAATTCTTGATGCCCTGCTGCGCAGCACCCGCGAAATTTATAGCAAACATGAATTATCCAGCAAAAAATCGATCAGCGGTTATCTCGACGCCATCAATATTATCGCCTATCTCCTCTCTGCGATCTTCATTGTCTCGATCCTCACGGAAAAATCTCCCTGGGGAATCTTAAGCGTCATCGGCGGGCTCACCGCAATCGTGCTTTTAATCTTCAAGGATACGATTCTCGGGTTTATTGCCGGCATCCAGCTCTCTGCCCATGACATGGTGCGGGTCGGTGACTGGATCGAAATGCCGCAGTTCAATGCCGACGGCGATGTCATCGATGTCTCTATTCATACGGTAAAGGTCAGAAACTGGGACAAGACGATCTCCACCATCCCTACTTATGCGCTGGTCACCAATTCCTTTAAAAACTGGCGCGGCATGAGTGAGTCGGGGGGCAGACGGATCAAGCGTTCGATAATCATCGACATGCAATCCATCACCTTCTGCACCGATGAAATGCTTGAGCGTTTCTCAAAATACGGCTTGATCCAGGATTACATCAAAACAAAACAGGACGAGATAACTGCCCATAATCAGGGACAAGGAATTGACCCAAGCTTGCTGATCAACGGCAGGAGACAGACCAATATCGGTGTGTTCCGAGCCTATGTGATTGCCTACCTCAAGGCCAACGCCAAGATTCACAAGAACATGACCTTCCTGGTCCGACACCTGCAACCCACCCCTGAGGGCCTGCCCATGGAAATATATGTATTCAGCAATGACCAGGTCTGGGCAAACTATGAGGCCATTCAGGCGGACATCTTTGATCATGTTCTGGCAGCGATCGGTGCATTCGACCTGCGGGTCTTTCAATATCCTTCGGGCTTTGATCTGCGCTCGATGAACCTGAAGGCCTCGACAACCTCATAAATCCCAGGAAGGGATACGATATCCGCCGGGTCTTTGGATTTTTGCGATTTTTCCCAGGCAGACCAGAGACCTGAATATTTAATCCTTTGGGGTTGCTGAATTTTTCGAATTGATGTATAAAAGCTTCTTCTCTACGCGCCTGTAGCTCATCTGGATAGAGTGCCGGACTACGAATCCGTAGGTAGCAGGTTCGAATCCTGCCAGGCGCACCAAGTACTTTCTAAACTAATCTTTCCTGCTCCCCTTTTACGAAGCCTAAATTATAATATCGTCGGCTCCTTTTGTTATCCGACCATCCTGCCAGGGGCGCACCATTGCTTACAACTTCAAGGGCTGCAGTTATTTCATGATTATTCCATAATCAGAGCATCAACCTCCTTGAATTTTCTCCTGCAACAGTAAATGAAAGCGCTGCTCAAACCATTCCACAGATCCAATGAAAAATCTACCGCTCGACCGAAACAAACAATAATTCTAGTTCATGGTCCATGCCAAATAAACCAACAGAAGCCCCAGAAGCAGCAGAAATGGGCCGTTAGCTCCATAGATAAAGAAAATCATCGGATATTTCGGCCCTAAAATTTCTTTAAGTTTTCGCCGGTTGACAATCCCCGGAATCCAGAAAACAATAGAAACCAATGCTCCGAAAAAGCAAAGACCACCACCAAGTATTTTAAAAAAAGCAGGATTCATTTTCCCTCTTCCTTAATTTAACTGAATATAAAAACATACTCCCCATCATTGACCTCAATCCGCAGCCTGCCACCATGGTTTTCGCCATAAACCTCCCAGCCGGGCCGGCAGCCTATCTCACAATGGACGCAACTGGGCGAATGTTTGTTGGTTCTGCGGTTAAACCAGGATATTAGATCCGTTTCCGGATTCTCCTCCGCGGCAATCTGCCGGGCTTTTGCGGTCGCTTCTTCCTGGGTTAGATCTTCTCCGGATATTTTTATCTTTATTTCCTGCACCAGCAACATCCCCTCTTTATGACCATATCGGCAAAACTACTTTGCAAAACGATTAATAATAATTCCATGTTTCTTGCCGAATTTTTTTACGCTGCCGGGATCAAAACCTCCTGCACCGTATATATTTCTGAATTTCCTGTTTTGAAGAAGTTTCAGGATATAGCTGTGATGGCCGGAATAACCGGTGTTATCCAATTCCTGGATTTCTCTCACAATCTGCCGGGCAAGAGCAACCGCCTGTTTATGAATCATTGGCCCGCCTTGATCACATTTCCTGAGAGAGTAGAGCTGCCGGCAGCTGAAAGGCCTTGCCTCATAAACCCGACAGCATCCCTGCTCATCAAGAAAAGGGCACGCCGATTTTTTGCCCTCCGCCCGGAGCGCCCTGTCTCGCTCAAGCCCCTGGCTTATTGCATTGAGTTCGGTATCCGGCTTTGTCTCCAGCCTGCCGAGCAAAAAAATCCCTTCAAGGGTTACGATATCGATGTTTCCCATGAACGAACAACAAAAGGAACATCCGATGCCGCACACCGCCTGTTCTTTAAATTGACCGGTCTCAAATTCATATCGCTGATAAATCCCCTGAAGGTTTTCCTGCATTTTCTCAAAATCAAGGGCCATGATCACGACCTGCCGAAAAGCGCATTGAGCCTGCTCATCGGATCATCCTTTTCAGTGACCGGATCATTGCCACTTTCCTTGAATGCAAAGTATTCACAGAAATTAGCCCGATCCTTGTCAACAATCCTTTCGGCCTGGGGTTCACGGCATTCGTTATATGCCGCTTCATCATAAAACCTGCAATTCCTGCAGACTTTAAGGTCAGCACCGCAATGGTGGCACGCATCACCTCTTGCCGGTTTTCCGTCAATGTCTGTTTCGCGGCCACATGAAAAACAACTCTTCATTTTCTTTACCCTCGATTAATGAAAAAGCCCTTATACAATATGTAAATAATCCTGCCTGGAATCGATAATACAATAAAAATAATCCTAACTATTTGACAAGTTTTTTAAATTGACCTAACATTGATGCAAGGATTCGTTATACAACCTCCTTGAGATGAACTTCATGAATCAACGCAGAAGGCCCCTATTATGCAGGCGCTTTGAGTCAGCATCCGCGCCCTGCCCCCACAATGACTCCGGTCCCATCCAGGAGTTACGGGATTTTATCGCCTCCCTTGAAAGACCCGGAAAATCAAACGGCAACTACGAGGTATTCATGCACGCCAAGCATTTCTGCGCCAGATGTACAAGCTTTGAACACTTCTACTCCTAGGAGCCGGTCGGCATCCCTAATCATCCGTTTCAAAATCACCCGCCTTTCCTTTTGCACCATCGAAAGGGCCACAAGTAAAATCCTTACAAAAGAATATATTATAATTTTGTAATTTTCCTTTAAATTTTCTATAATTAAAAATGTGAAACTTCTCCTTCCCATATACACCCTTGACAATAAGTTGCTGCTGCCGGTGGGGGCGGAACTTAATGATCAAATCATTGACGAGCTCATTGCCACAAACACGTACACCTTTCCCACTCAAAGCCTTTTACAGCACGGCACCATTCATCAAGACATTCTTCACCACATCAGCAGTCCGCCTTATGAGGTGATTTTTGCCGACCCAAGCCAAATGGAACAGATTTTTAATCTGGTAAGCAAGGTGCAGGTTATTACCCCGATACTTGATTGTCTTGATTATTTTAAAACAAATGACTCTTACACCTACCGCCATGTTCTCATGGTTTTCATCCTTTCTATTATGATGAGCAAGTTCTCCCTTGAAGAGAACGAAACCGCACCCATGGCGAATCTTTTTGATCTCACCCATGATTTCGGTAAAATCAGTGTACCACTGGACATATTGTTAAAACAGGAACCGCTTACCCGGCAGGAACGGAAAATCCTCGAACAGCACACCTTGGCCGGATATTACCTTCTTGCGTATTATTATCGCCAAAAAAATCATTTTCCGGCGATCATTGCCAAGCATCATCATGAGCGGCTGGACGGTTCCGGGTATCCCTATGGGCTTCGCCTGCAGAATCGACTCATTGAAATCGTTCTGGTCTGCGATATCTATGATGCCCTGATCTCACCACGCCCTTACAGAAGATCAGCTTATGACAACCGCTCCGCTCTTGAAATAATTACCGAGCTTGCAACCCAGGGAAAAATTGGCTGGGAAGTTGCAAAAGCCCTTGTTTCACTGAACCGATCCAATAAGCCATACTTTGAAGATTGCCAGATTTCTTCCGAACTACGAGGCAAAGCCCCTGCCGACAACAATTACGGCATCACAATCGAGGATAAATAAGGCAGAATCTTTATTCCCCTTTTACACGAAAAAAGCTCCCAGCCTTGAAAAGACCGGGAGCTTTTTGAATTTCAATCGTTATTAGTTTGAAAAATCCCTGTTATGCGGCCTTATTATCATATCCCTCTCCTAGGATCGTCTTTAAATCCGCGTCCGGTGTGGTAATCGGCTTGATGTCAAAATTCTCAACCAATACATTCAGGACATTGGGGGTTATGAAGGCGGGCAAGCTCGGCCCCAGGCGGATATCCTTGATCCCCAGATGCAGCAGGGTCAGGAGGATGGCCACAGCCTTCTGCTCATACCAGGAAAGAACCATGGAAAGCGGCAGATCGTTTACGCCGCACTCAAAGGCCTGGGAAAGAGCCACAGCAATCTGGATTGCCGAATAGGCGTCATTGCATTGCCCCACATCAAGGAGACGCGGGATGCCGCCGATATCGCCAAGCTGCATATCAAAGAAGCGGAATTTGCCGCAGGCCAGGGTGAGCACCATGCAATCTTTGGGCACTTTCTCAACAAACTCGGTGTAATAATTACGTCCGGGTTTTGCGCCGTCGCAACCGGCAACCAGAAAGAAATGGCGGATAGCCTTACTCTTCACCGCATCGATCACCTTGTCGGCAACACCGAGCACGGCATTTCGGGCAAAACCAACCATCACCGAACCCTTGTCCGTATCTGCAGCAAAACCTTTCATGGCAAGAGCCTTTTCAATTACCGGTGCGAAATTCTGATCTTTTACATGGGTAACTCCGGGCCAGCCCACAAGTCCGGTGGTGAATATATCGTTTTTATAAGAATCCTTGGGTTTCTGGATACAGTTGGTGGTCATCAGTATTGCACCCGGAAACTCGGCAAATTCCTTGCCCTGATTCTGCCAGGCAGTGCCGTAATGACCGTAAAAATGGCTGTATTTCTTCAATCCCGGATAGCCGTGGGTGGGCAACATTTCACCGTGGGTATAAACATTGATGCCCTTGCCCTCAGACTGCTTGAGGATCTCTTCAATATCCTTCAGATCATGGCCTGATACCAGGATCGCTTTTCCTTTTTTAGCGCCTAAAGGAACAGTTGTCGGAACCGGATGACCGTAAGTGCCGGTATTGGCGGCATCAAGGAGTTCCATGGCCCACAGATTCACTTCACCGCATTTGAGCACCAGGCCAACCCAGTCATTAAGCCCCAGATCTTTCCGTAACAAGGCGGTGAGTCCTTCCTGGACAAACTTGTACACTGCATCATCTTCCTGACCGAGGATAGACGCATGGTCCGCATAGGCGGCAACACCCTTCAGGCCGTAAAGCAGGATCTGCTTAAGGGATCGGATATCCTCATTTTCATCCGCATCAGGGATAAGGTTCAACGCCTCACCCTGATTAACCAGATCTGCCTTCTTTGCCGATGGTGAAAAGGTTGCTGCGGCATCTTTAATTTCTGAACCGCCCGCTGCAAGCACCTTGGCTCTTACCTGTTCCCGATACTTGACTGCCTGTTTGATCAGCTGGACAAAACGATCCGGATCAAAATCCACATTGGTCAAGGTAGAAAATACCGCCTGATTGACGAATCGATTAATCTCCTGGTCAACTATGCCATTTTCCCTTGCCGCGACAGTGTAGAGAGAGAGCCCCTGCACGGCGTGGATGAGCAGATCCTGCAAGGATGCGACATCCGGCTGTTTGCCGCAGACGCCGACCTTTACACAAGCACCGTCTTTTCCTGTTTGTTCGCATTGATTACAAAACATAAAGAT
This window encodes:
- a CDS encoding mechanosensitive ion channel family protein, with protein sequence MFKALEAWLANQGFSETISHLSGILASCLTFIVFLLVSLWFARIFIIPIIEKIVRRSSNTWDDVLIDNKFFTRLSHFIPVVVAYLSVAPMFPDQTNTTDLVRKFCMVLFVILTIRILDALLRSTREIYSKHELSSKKSISGYLDAINIIAYLLSAIFIVSILTEKSPWGILSVIGGLTAIVLLIFKDTILGFIAGIQLSAHDMVRVGDWIEMPQFNADGDVIDVSIHTVKVRNWDKTISTIPTYALVTNSFKNWRGMSESGGRRIKRSIIIDMQSITFCTDEMLERFSKYGLIQDYIKTKQDEITAHNQGQGIDPSLLINGRRQTNIGVFRAYVIAYLKANAKIHKNMTFLVRHLQPTPEGLPMEIYVFSNDQVWANYEAIQADIFDHVLAAIGAFDLRVFQYPSGFDLRSMNLKASTTS
- a CDS encoding YkgJ family cysteine cluster protein, with the protein product MALDFEKMQENLQGIYQRYEFETGQFKEQAVCGIGCSFCCSFMGNIDIVTLEGIFLLGRLETKPDTELNAISQGLERDRALRAEGKKSACPFLDEQGCCRVYEARPFSCRQLYSLRKCDQGGPMIHKQAVALARQIVREIQELDNTGYSGHHSYILKLLQNRKFRNIYGAGGFDPGSVKKFGKKHGIIINRFAK
- the feoB gene encoding ferrous iron transport protein B; this encodes MNKELRIALAGNPNSGKTTLFNTLTGARQHVGNYPGVTVEKKEGIYQTENARIRVIDLPGTYSLTAYSVEEVVARDFLVNEKPHAVINTTDASNLERNLYLTTQFLEMGVPIIIALNMIDVAKDRGISINSQKLSELLGVPVVPIIARTGQGTKELMEEAARIAETHADMDWHPVTISYGDDLDEVLIELEALIASRNFLTDTYIPRWTAIKYLEDDREVLTKGRKADAEVSELIQTKVKIVADHIFKTIETYPEAMIADHRYGFINSILKQGVLTKKYNIERLYASDRIDMVVTNRFLGPLIMLAVLLGLYKFTFTYSQIPVGWLESFFNWLSNAVDTTLADGQLKSLITSGIIDGVGGVLGFVPLIMFMFFGIAILEDSGYLARVAFMMDRIFRIFGLHGSSVMAYIVSGGIAGGCAVPGVMATRTLRSPRERMATLLTVPFMNCGAKLPVLVLLTGTFFSKNQTRYMFMFTLLAWCVSLLVAKFLRMTVLRGEATPFVMELPPYRFPTFNGLMIHTWERTWQYIRKAGTVILGFSILLWAMMTYPGLPESKNIGFEAQRTTIIAGYSEATSRELTETSKTSLSDPAKELKQKLNTLDRVINEQTLRHSIAGRIGTSLEKVSQFAGFDWRTNIALLGGFAAKEVIISTLGTAYSLGEVDPDAAEPLSKTLAVSPSWNKAVALALIVFIMFYSPCFATVICIVRESSWKWGVFSMVFNTTFAFLFATIVYQLSRITSFFM
- the hcp gene encoding hydroxylamine reductase, whose product is MFCNQCEQTGKDGACVKVGVCGKQPDVASLQDLLIHAVQGLSLYTVAARENGIVDQEINRFVNQAVFSTLTNVDFDPDRFVQLIKQAVKYREQVRAKVLAAGGSEIKDAAATFSPSAKKADLVNQGEALNLIPDADENEDIRSLKQILLYGLKGVAAYADHASILGQEDDAVYKFVQEGLTALLRKDLGLNDWVGLVLKCGEVNLWAMELLDAANTGTYGHPVPTTVPLGAKKGKAILVSGHDLKDIEEILKQSEGKGINVYTHGEMLPTHGYPGLKKYSHFYGHYGTAWQNQGKEFAEFPGAILMTTNCIQKPKDSYKNDIFTTGLVGWPGVTHVKDQNFAPVIEKALAMKGFAADTDKGSVMVGFARNAVLGVADKVIDAVKSKAIRHFFLVAGCDGAKPGRNYYTEFVEKVPKDCMVLTLACGKFRFFDMQLGDIGGIPRLLDVGQCNDAYSAIQIAVALSQAFECGVNDLPLSMVLSWYEQKAVAILLTLLHLGIKDIRLGPSLPAFITPNVLNVLVENFDIKPITTPDADLKTILGEGYDNKAA
- a CDS encoding AF1514 family protein; translated protein: MQEIKIKISGEDLTQEEATAKARQIAAEENPETDLISWFNRRTNKHSPSCVHCEIGCRPGWEVYGENHGGRLRIEVNDGEYVFIFS